One Brevinematia bacterium genomic window carries:
- the metF gene encoding methylenetetrahydrofolate reductase [NAD(P)H] produces MKIKNVLLSCEYSISLEFFPPKEEKAFEEFTKGFTFYQRLNPNFVSVTYGAGGSTREKTFSLVKFIKEKYDIPVMPHLTSLTHSPEEIENLLQAYAEIGVENILALRGDIPKDVGDFDISKAYFKNALGFVRFIKERFGSTFSIGVSAYPEGYPEYRDVEKEVEYLKRKFDEGGDFAITQMFFDNSYFYKFVNICRKKGITNEVIPGIMPITNFKQIFSFATSVGARIPDDLTNKFNSVLSSPEDMEKLGIEVAVSQIMDLFDNGFKKIHLFTLNRRSVIEDIVRVVRARVMLQS; encoded by the coding sequence ATGAAAATAAAAAACGTTCTCCTAAGTTGTGAATATAGCATATCGCTTGAGTTTTTTCCCCCTAAGGAGGAGAAGGCGTTTGAAGAATTTACGAAAGGGTTTACCTTTTATCAAAGGCTTAATCCGAACTTTGTTTCTGTGACCTATGGTGCGGGGGGAAGTACAAGAGAGAAAACATTTTCTTTGGTTAAGTTCATAAAGGAAAAGTATGATATTCCAGTGATGCCTCATCTGACTTCTTTGACTCACTCACCTGAAGAAATAGAAAACTTACTTCAGGCTTATGCTGAAATAGGCGTGGAGAATATACTTGCATTGAGAGGAGATATTCCTAAAGATGTAGGTGATTTTGATATATCAAAGGCTTACTTTAAGAACGCGTTGGGGTTTGTAAGGTTCATAAAGGAGAGGTTTGGTAGTACTTTCAGCATTGGTGTGAGTGCCTATCCTGAGGGGTATCCTGAATATCGCGATGTTGAGAAAGAGGTTGAATATCTTAAACGGAAATTTGATGAAGGGGGTGATTTTGCCATAACTCAGATGTTTTTTGACAATTCATATTTTTACAAATTTGTCAATATATGTAGGAAAAAGGGCATAACCAATGAGGTAATACCTGGGATAATGCCTATAACGAACTTCAAGCAAATATTTTCGTTTGCCACAAGCGTTGGAGCGAGAATTCCTGACGATTTAACCAACAAGTTTAATAGTGTTCTGTCTTCTCCTGAGGATATGGAAAAGCTAGGGATAGAGGTTGCTGTATCGCAGATAATGGATCTATTTGATAACGGGTTTAAGAAAATACACCTATTCACTCTTAATAGAAGATCAGTGATTGAGGATATAGTTAGGGTTGTAAGAGCTAGAGTAATGTTACAGTCTTAA
- the secD gene encoding protein translocase subunit SecD — protein MDWIRLFVIVVVLALGVVIIRPTYEWYFVVPKEDKELLSLPMEEVSKLSPELKKKYNEIKKLRNSTVLNMGLDLRGGIYITLEPDPVDMTNFLLDRFEGDMEKVVSEYEKELESQVSISLEILRNRLDQFGVADPVIRRESGYRISVELPGISSIAQAREAISKAGKLEFKFVDDEYMNSIDRKYLNNEGLISDLTLFLKDNVVPSDDEIYGYYETDEFGVPVLKGFIILKKEVVLDGSYISDARVGQDQFGRPVVDFSLTLEGADIFAEITRNNVGRRLAIVLDGRVRSAPVIQTEILGGRGQITGVFTLEEVNSLVSVLKSGALSVKLKEIEIRAIGPSLGADSISLGTRAALIGILLVFAFAIFYYKTFGFITTISLILNLFLTLAGLALFRATLTLPGIAGLALTIGMAIDANVLQFERIKEEIRNGKDLVTAMKVGFDKAFVTIIDTHVTVIISSFILSTYGYGPIKGFGTTLLVGIIVSLFTSIFVVRFLADFVVQKLRLRFLPALV, from the coding sequence ATGGATTGGATTAGGCTTTTTGTGATAGTTGTAGTTTTGGCTTTAGGGGTAGTTATCATTAGGCCTACCTACGAGTGGTATTTTGTGGTGCCGAAGGAGGATAAGGAACTTCTTTCTCTACCTATGGAGGAGGTGAGTAAGCTTTCACCAGAGCTTAAGAAAAAGTATAACGAGATTAAGAAGTTAAGAAACAGTACAGTTCTCAATATGGGACTTGACCTTAGAGGTGGAATTTACATAACGCTTGAACCAGATCCGGTGGATATGACTAACTTTCTTCTTGATAGATTTGAGGGAGATATGGAGAAAGTGGTCTCGGAATATGAAAAAGAGCTGGAGTCACAGGTGAGTATATCTCTGGAGATTCTGAGGAACAGGCTTGATCAATTTGGAGTTGCAGATCCGGTTATAAGGAGAGAGAGTGGATATAGAATTTCTGTTGAGCTTCCAGGAATATCAAGTATAGCGCAGGCTAGGGAAGCGATAAGCAAGGCGGGAAAACTTGAGTTTAAGTTTGTTGATGATGAATACATGAACAGTATTGATAGGAAGTATCTTAACAACGAGGGTTTGATTTCAGATCTCACTTTGTTTCTGAAAGACAATGTTGTTCCATCTGATGATGAAATTTATGGCTACTATGAGACTGACGAATTTGGGGTTCCTGTTCTGAAAGGCTTCATTATACTTAAGAAGGAAGTTGTCCTTGACGGGAGCTATATAAGCGATGCTAGGGTAGGGCAGGATCAATTTGGAAGGCCAGTTGTTGATTTCTCTCTGACACTAGAGGGGGCGGATATATTTGCTGAGATAACAAGGAACAATGTAGGTAGAAGGCTTGCAATAGTGCTTGATGGTAGGGTGAGGAGTGCTCCAGTTATTCAGACTGAGATACTTGGTGGGAGGGGGCAAATAACAGGAGTATTTACGCTTGAGGAAGTTAATAGCCTTGTTTCTGTTTTGAAATCTGGTGCTCTAAGTGTAAAGCTTAAGGAGATTGAAATTAGAGCCATAGGGCCTTCTTTAGGTGCTGATAGTATAAGTCTAGGCACAAGAGCAGCACTTATAGGTATCCTTCTAGTCTTTGCTTTTGCTATATTCTACTACAAGACCTTTGGGTTTATCACAACGATTTCTCTCATCCTTAACCTCTTTTTGACTTTAGCGGGGCTTGCATTGTTTAGAGCGACTTTAACTCTGCCAGGTATCGCAGGGCTAGCTCTGACCATTGGAATGGCTATTGACGCTAATGTCCTGCAGTTTGAGAGGATAAAGGAGGAGATAAGAAATGGTAAAGATCTAGTGACTGCTATGAAAGTGGGGTTTGATAAAGCTTTTGTTACTATCATAGATACACACGTTACAGTGATAATATCATCGTTTATACTCTCAACCTACGGTTATGGACCAATTAAAGGTTTTGGCACTACCTTACTTGTGGGTATAATTGTGTCTTTGTTTACGTCAATATTTGTGGTGAGATTTTTGGCTGACTTTGTTGTGCAAAAACTGAGGCTAAGGTTTTTACCAGCATTGGTGTAG
- the secF gene encoding protein translocase subunit SecF codes for MFNFLEPLRNIDFVKRRFYFIGLSSVVVLIGIVLFFVKGGFRQSIDFAGGTRLEVKINDNIGIEDVRRVIVSTGVTKNVTYVGDPKDNIFLISIGVDEEYVHKVETVKKALQDNFREVIIRSENTVGPRLSQEFFRNAMILSLVVGALILIYIGIRFDFIFGLGAIVALIHDLLIAFTVILLFDIEMDISIIAAILTILGYSVTDTVVVYDRIRENFEAVKSSEVEYVVNKSIRQVIVRSVLTSFTTLLVVLAFIAWGPETLKGFAIVLLTGIISGTYSSLFIASPIVIELEKQKLIKQEQSI; via the coding sequence ATGTTTAACTTTCTTGAACCATTGAGGAATATAGACTTTGTTAAGCGTAGGTTTTACTTCATAGGACTATCATCAGTTGTAGTGCTAATAGGTATTGTGCTTTTCTTTGTAAAAGGTGGTTTTAGGCAAAGCATTGATTTTGCCGGTGGAACAAGGCTTGAAGTGAAGATCAACGACAATATAGGAATAGAAGATGTAAGAAGGGTTATTGTTTCTACAGGGGTTACAAAGAATGTTACCTATGTTGGTGACCCTAAGGACAATATATTCCTTATCAGTATAGGGGTGGATGAGGAATATGTTCATAAAGTTGAAACTGTGAAGAAGGCTCTGCAAGACAACTTTAGAGAAGTGATAATTAGAAGTGAAAATACTGTTGGGCCTAGGTTGAGTCAAGAGTTTTTCAGAAATGCAATGATACTCTCCTTGGTTGTTGGAGCCTTAATACTTATATATATTGGTATTAGGTTTGATTTCATATTCGGTTTGGGTGCAATTGTAGCATTGATACATGATCTTCTTATCGCTTTCACCGTGATCCTGCTGTTTGACATAGAAATGGATATATCAATAATTGCTGCAATACTGACAATACTTGGATATTCAGTAACTGACACTGTAGTTGTGTATGACAGAATAAGAGAAAACTTTGAAGCTGTAAAATCGTCTGAGGTTGAATACGTAGTTAACAAAAGCATAAGGCAAGTTATAGTTAGGTCAGTTCTAACATCCTTCACGACATTACTTGTGGTTCTAGCATTTATAGCTTGGGGACCTGAAACTCTCAAGGGATTTGCTATAGTGCTTCTTACTGGCATAATAAGTGGAACTTACTCTTCATTGTTTATCGCTTCTCCTATTGTAATAGAACTTGAAAAACAAAAACTGATTAAGCAAGAACAGTCTATTTGA